A stretch of Dietzia lutea DNA encodes these proteins:
- a CDS encoding MarR family winged helix-turn-helix transcriptional regulator, with protein MPPRTTPIPDRIDQARANWEREGWADAAQGMTVVTSVMRAHQILLARVEETLRPWNLSFPRYELLRLLAFSRSGALPITKASERLQVHVTSVTSAMKRLLDAGLVARRPHPTDGRTTLVEITDDGRRVVAEATAALNAGVFADPGMSPDEQVALIDAISSLRRSAGDF; from the coding sequence TTGCCCCCCAGGACCACCCCGATCCCCGATCGCATCGACCAGGCACGCGCCAACTGGGAACGCGAGGGATGGGCCGACGCCGCGCAGGGCATGACCGTCGTGACGTCGGTGATGCGCGCGCACCAGATCCTGCTCGCCCGGGTCGAGGAGACCCTCCGGCCCTGGAACCTGTCGTTCCCCCGCTACGAGCTCCTGCGCCTGCTCGCCTTCTCGCGTTCCGGGGCGCTGCCCATCACCAAGGCGTCGGAGCGCCTCCAGGTGCACGTCACCAGCGTCACCAGCGCCATGAAGCGCCTGCTCGACGCGGGCCTCGTCGCACGTCGCCCGCACCCGACCGACGGCCGCACCACGCTGGTCGAGATCACCGACGACGGTCGGCGCGTAGTGGCCGAGGCGACCGCAGCGCTCAACGCCGGCGTGTTCGCCGACCCGGGGATGAGCCCCGACGAGCAGGTGGCCCTCATCGACGCGATCTCCTCCCTGCGCCGGTCCGCCGGCGACTTCTGA
- a CDS encoding NAD-dependent epimerase/dehydratase family protein produces the protein MTRTIARAVVTGGAGFLGSHLCTELRRRGVEVVALDNFLTGTPDNLAHLAADTGFQLMERDVTDYVHVPGPVDLVLHFASPASPIDYLKLPIHTLRVGSQGTHNALGLARDKGARFVLASTSEVYGDPLVHPQPETYWGNVNPVGPRGVYDEAKRYAEALTEAYRTTHGVDTAIVRIFNTFGPRMRPHDGRAIPTFIRQALRGEELTVAGDGSQTRSVCFVDDLVRGILALAESGHAGPMNIGNPNELEVLRIARDVIEAVGSSSRIRYIDRPVDDPQVRRPDTALATEALGWEPAVPWAEGLARTVEWFRTRAPQKLSAPTA, from the coding sequence ATGACCCGAACCATCGCACGGGCCGTCGTCACCGGAGGCGCCGGTTTCCTCGGCAGCCACCTGTGCACCGAGCTCCGCCGCCGCGGCGTCGAGGTCGTCGCCCTGGACAACTTCCTCACCGGCACCCCGGACAACCTCGCGCACCTCGCCGCGGACACCGGGTTCCAGTTGATGGAGCGTGACGTCACCGACTACGTCCACGTCCCGGGCCCGGTCGACCTCGTCCTGCACTTCGCGTCCCCGGCCTCGCCGATCGACTACCTCAAGCTGCCCATCCACACTCTCCGCGTGGGGTCGCAGGGCACACACAACGCCCTGGGCCTCGCCCGCGACAAGGGCGCCCGGTTCGTCCTGGCCTCGACCTCCGAGGTGTACGGCGACCCGCTCGTGCACCCCCAGCCCGAGACGTACTGGGGCAACGTCAACCCGGTCGGTCCCCGCGGGGTGTACGACGAGGCCAAGCGGTACGCGGAGGCGCTCACCGAGGCCTACCGCACCACCCACGGCGTCGACACGGCGATCGTGCGCATCTTCAACACCTTCGGCCCCCGCATGCGTCCGCACGACGGGCGGGCGATCCCGACCTTCATCCGGCAGGCGCTGCGCGGTGAGGAACTCACCGTGGCCGGCGACGGGTCCCAGACCCGGTCGGTGTGCTTCGTCGACGATCTCGTGCGCGGGATCCTCGCGTTGGCCGAGTCGGGCCACGCGGGGCCGATGAACATCGGCAACCCCAACGAGCTCGAGGTGCTGCGTATCGCCCGCGACGTCATCGAGGCGGTCGGCTCGTCCTCGCGGATCCGGTACATCGACCGTCCCGTCGACGACCCGCAGGTCCGGCGCCCGGACACCGCACTGGCGACCGAGGCGCTGGGCTGGGAGCCGGCCGTCCCGTGGGCGGAGGGTCTCGCGCGCACGGTCGAGTGGTTCCGGACCAGGGCTCCGCAGAAGCTCTCCGCGCCCACCGCGTGA
- a CDS encoding MFS transporter codes for MTATNLPAGDSAPSPNQPPATQKTSLAKVAAASSIGTTIEWYDFFIYGTAAALVFPTLFFPDQNPATATLSSFATFAVAFFARPVGAAVFGHFGDRIGRKRTLVWTLMIMGVATVFIGLLPGYDTGAFGAFENGIGLLAPTLLVACRFFQGFAVGGEWAGATLLTAEYAPKGKRGLMGMWPQLGVAFAFFLSSGTFLLFSLIAGDGADVNSPFMQYGWRIPFLLSAVLVLIGLWIRISVEETPVFKQDRARAATETAPRTLPFADAIRFQWKEILIAGGALTSLFSLFYMGTSFLTNYATKNLEHPRPFVLGMGMLAALIFGAAIAVSAIYSDRIGRKKVIGTSVALAVVWTLFVFPILDTGSPIAFAVVLFVTLIIFGIAYGPAGALLPELFQARYRYTGAGLGYNLAGILGGALPPLAAAAMVAAGNTLGVGIMLSLLSVMSMLCVWLMTESSKNEIHADAEITEDRVLATEVP; via the coding sequence TTGACTGCCACGAACCTCCCCGCGGGCGATTCGGCACCGTCGCCGAACCAGCCCCCGGCCACCCAGAAGACCTCGCTCGCGAAGGTCGCCGCGGCCTCCTCGATCGGCACGACCATCGAGTGGTACGACTTCTTCATCTACGGCACCGCCGCGGCCCTCGTCTTCCCGACCCTGTTCTTCCCGGATCAGAACCCGGCCACGGCGACCCTGTCGTCCTTCGCCACGTTCGCCGTCGCGTTCTTCGCGCGGCCCGTCGGCGCGGCGGTCTTCGGGCACTTCGGCGACCGGATCGGTCGCAAGCGCACCCTGGTCTGGACGCTCATGATCATGGGCGTCGCGACCGTGTTCATCGGCCTGCTGCCCGGCTACGACACCGGGGCCTTCGGGGCGTTCGAGAACGGTATCGGCCTCCTCGCGCCGACTCTCCTCGTGGCGTGCCGCTTCTTCCAGGGCTTCGCCGTCGGCGGTGAATGGGCCGGTGCGACCCTGCTTACCGCGGAGTACGCGCCCAAGGGCAAGCGCGGGCTGATGGGCATGTGGCCCCAGCTCGGCGTGGCCTTCGCCTTCTTCCTCTCCTCGGGCACCTTCCTGCTGTTCTCCCTCATCGCCGGCGACGGCGCGGACGTCAACAGCCCGTTCATGCAGTACGGCTGGCGCATCCCGTTCCTGCTGTCCGCGGTCCTGGTCCTCATCGGCCTGTGGATCCGCATCTCGGTCGAGGAGACCCCGGTCTTCAAGCAGGACCGCGCGCGTGCCGCCACGGAGACCGCTCCCCGGACGCTGCCCTTCGCCGATGCGATCCGCTTCCAGTGGAAGGAAATCCTCATCGCCGGTGGCGCGCTCACCTCGCTGTTCTCGCTCTTCTACATGGGCACGTCGTTCCTGACGAACTACGCCACCAAGAACCTCGAGCACCCGCGACCGTTCGTCCTGGGCATGGGCATGCTCGCCGCACTGATCTTCGGCGCCGCGATCGCGGTCTCGGCCATCTACTCCGACCGGATCGGACGCAAGAAGGTCATCGGCACCTCGGTCGCCCTGGCCGTGGTCTGGACGCTGTTCGTGTTCCCGATCCTCGACACCGGTTCGCCGATCGCGTTCGCCGTGGTCCTGTTCGTCACACTCATCATCTTCGGCATCGCCTACGGCCCGGCCGGCGCACTGCTGCCCGAGCTGTTCCAGGCCCGCTACCGCTACACCGGTGCCGGACTCGGCTACAACCTCGCCGGCATCCTCGGCGGTGCGCTGCCGCCGCTGGCCGCCGCCGCGATGGTCGCCGCCGGCAACACGCTCGGAGTGGGCATCATGCTCTCGCTGCTGTCGGTCATGTCGATGCTGTGCGTGTGGCTCATGACCGAGTCGAGCAAGAACGAGATCCACGCGGACGCCGAGATCACCGAGGACCGCGTCCTCGCTACCGAGGTGCCCTGA
- a CDS encoding glycosyltransferase family 9 protein, whose amino-acid sequence MGRTLAVRLDSDGDVLLCGPALTLLAETGDVVDLLVSSQGLAAAGLLPAVSEVLVHDAPWSGFRPPPVDRAATAELVERIASGGYDRAVVFTSFHQSPLPMALLLRLASVPFIAAASVDYPGSLLDVRVRRDDPPGGGHEVEAAVEIAVAAGARRPDRIPGLAVRHPLPDVTDLLPGDGRDLVVVHPGASVPARSLTPAHAGRIVAALRDVGYLVAVTGGPGERELVARTLAACPGGTGGDGPHDTRGADGSHRTDGGVLDLAGRTDLAQLAAVLERAAVVVVGNTGPAHLAAAVGTPVVSLFSPVVPADRWAPWGVPVRLLGDQHAPCRDTRARECPVDGHPCLTGVPPDQVVSAVTELATERRTRCAS is encoded by the coding sequence ATGGGACGAACCCTGGCCGTCCGGCTCGACTCCGACGGCGACGTGCTGCTCTGCGGCCCCGCCCTGACCCTGCTGGCGGAGACCGGCGACGTGGTCGACCTGCTGGTCTCCTCCCAGGGCCTGGCGGCCGCCGGGCTCCTCCCGGCGGTCTCCGAGGTGCTGGTCCACGACGCCCCCTGGTCGGGCTTCCGCCCGCCGCCGGTCGACCGCGCCGCCACCGCGGAGCTGGTCGAGCGGATCGCGTCCGGGGGCTACGACCGGGCGGTGGTGTTCACCTCCTTCCACCAGAGCCCCCTGCCGATGGCGCTGCTGCTGCGGCTGGCCAGCGTGCCCTTCATCGCCGCCGCCAGCGTGGACTACCCCGGCTCGCTGCTCGACGTGCGCGTCCGCCGCGACGACCCGCCCGGCGGCGGGCACGAGGTCGAGGCCGCCGTCGAGATCGCCGTCGCGGCCGGCGCCCGGCGACCGGACCGCATCCCCGGCCTCGCCGTGCGGCACCCGCTTCCCGACGTGACCGACCTGCTCCCAGGCGACGGGCGCGACCTCGTCGTCGTCCACCCCGGCGCGTCCGTCCCCGCCCGGTCGCTCACGCCCGCCCACGCCGGCCGCATCGTCGCGGCGCTGCGCGACGTCGGGTACCTCGTCGCGGTCACCGGCGGCCCCGGCGAGCGCGAGCTGGTCGCCCGGACCCTAGCCGCGTGCCCCGGCGGCACCGGCGGCGACGGCCCCCACGACACCCGGGGCGCCGACGGCTCCCACCGCACCGACGGCGGCGTCCTCGACCTCGCCGGACGCACCGACCTGGCGCAGCTGGCCGCGGTGCTCGAGCGGGCGGCCGTCGTCGTCGTCGGCAACACCGGCCCCGCCCACCTGGCCGCCGCCGTCGGCACCCCCGTCGTCTCGCTGTTCTCCCCGGTCGTCCCCGCCGACCGCTGGGCGCCGTGGGGCGTGCCCGTACGCCTCCTCGGCGACCAACACGCGCCGTGCCGGGACACCCGCGCCCGCGAGTGCCCCGTCGACGGGCACCCGTGCCTGACCGGCGTCCCGCCGGACCAGGTGGTCTCCGCCGTCACCGAACTCGCCACGGAGAGGAGAACCCGATGCGCATCCTGA
- a CDS encoding glycosyltransferase, translating into MRIALVSEHASPLAALGGEDAGGQNVYVAELATGLGARGHDVTVYTRRESASAHETIRLAERVQLVHVTAGPPAPLPKDELAPYMDEFGRALARHWLADGVPDVAHAHFWMSGLAVQRARQTVDVPFLQTFHALGVVKRRHQGSADTSPPGRLADEVALATGADAVTASCRDERRELVDLGSDPDRIHVIPCGVDLELFRPDAHRTRAEHLPPRRDGYRRIVSLGRMVPRKGIDHAIRTLSSIPDADLVVAGGPDRTELDRDPEAVRLQALARELGVDDRVTFTGRLDRPDAAALLASADVVVVTPWYEPFGMVPLEAMACGRPLVGTAVGGLLDSVDDGVTGLLVPPGDQAAVTRAVTELLDDRDRAEAMGVAARRRVETLFSWDGVVDATLAAYADAARSAAPRTAGDATPASGWLESHLGGLRAALDDVARHGPTLDRWAGRLTARLLAGGRLLAAGNGGSAAEAQHFTAEFVGRFIEDRRPVSAIALTSDLSGLTAIGNDYGYAEVFARQVEAHASPGDILVLLSTSGTSENVIAAARRARERGVTTWALTGGGPNPLEEECDESIRVASCNTAVIQECHLVLLHALAAAVDTRLPRSREVDNAR; encoded by the coding sequence ATGAGGATCGCACTCGTATCGGAACACGCGAGCCCCCTGGCCGCGCTCGGCGGGGAGGACGCCGGCGGCCAGAACGTGTACGTCGCCGAGCTGGCGACCGGCCTCGGCGCGCGCGGCCACGACGTCACCGTCTACACCCGTAGAGAGTCGGCCTCGGCGCACGAGACGATCCGGCTCGCCGAGCGCGTGCAGCTGGTCCACGTCACCGCCGGGCCTCCGGCCCCGCTGCCCAAGGACGAGCTCGCCCCCTACATGGACGAGTTCGGGCGTGCGCTCGCCCGGCACTGGCTCGCCGACGGGGTCCCCGACGTCGCCCACGCCCACTTCTGGATGTCCGGGTTGGCCGTGCAGCGCGCCCGGCAGACGGTCGACGTGCCCTTCCTCCAGACGTTCCACGCCCTCGGCGTGGTCAAGCGGCGTCACCAGGGCAGTGCGGACACCAGCCCGCCCGGCCGCCTCGCCGACGAGGTCGCGCTCGCCACCGGAGCCGACGCCGTCACCGCCAGCTGTCGCGACGAACGCCGCGAGCTCGTCGATCTCGGCTCCGATCCCGACCGGATCCACGTCATCCCCTGCGGGGTCGACCTCGAACTGTTCCGCCCCGACGCCCACCGGACGCGTGCGGAACACCTGCCGCCGCGCCGCGACGGGTACCGCCGGATCGTCTCGCTCGGCCGGATGGTGCCGCGCAAGGGCATCGACCACGCCATCCGCACGCTCAGCTCGATTCCCGACGCCGACCTCGTCGTGGCCGGCGGGCCCGACCGCACGGAACTCGACCGCGACCCCGAGGCCGTGCGGCTGCAGGCGCTCGCGCGCGAACTCGGTGTCGACGACCGGGTGACCTTCACCGGGCGGCTCGACCGCCCGGACGCCGCCGCCCTGCTCGCCTCCGCCGATGTCGTGGTGGTGACCCCGTGGTACGAACCCTTCGGTATGGTCCCGCTCGAGGCCATGGCGTGCGGCCGCCCCCTCGTCGGCACGGCCGTGGGCGGGCTGCTCGACTCCGTCGACGACGGGGTCACCGGGCTACTCGTGCCACCCGGCGACCAGGCGGCTGTCACCCGGGCGGTGACCGAGCTGCTCGACGACCGCGACCGCGCGGAGGCCATGGGAGTCGCTGCGCGTCGGCGCGTCGAGACCCTCTTCTCCTGGGACGGCGTCGTGGACGCGACCCTCGCCGCCTACGCGGACGCCGCGCGGTCGGCCGCCCCCCGCACGGCAGGGGACGCGACCCCCGCCAGCGGGTGGCTCGAGTCGCACCTCGGGGGACTGCGCGCGGCCCTCGACGACGTCGCCCGACACGGGCCCACCCTCGACCGGTGGGCGGGCCGGCTCACCGCGCGCCTGCTCGCGGGCGGCCGGCTCCTGGCCGCCGGCAACGGCGGCAGCGCGGCCGAGGCCCAGCACTTCACTGCCGAGTTCGTCGGACGGTTCATCGAGGACCGGCGCCCTGTCTCCGCGATCGCCCTGACCTCCGATCTGTCCGGGCTCACCGCGATCGGCAACGACTACGGCTACGCGGAGGTCTTCGCCCGCCAGGTCGAGGCGCACGCCTCGCCGGGTGACATCCTCGTGTTGCTGTCCACGAGCGGCACCAGCGAGAACGTCATCGCCGCCGCCCGCCGGGCGCGCGAACGCGGCGTCACCACATGGGCGCTCACCGGAGGCGGACCCAACCCGCTCGAGGAGGAGTGCGACGAGTCGATCCGGGTCGCCTCCTGCAACACGGCGGTGATCCAGGAGTGCCACCTGGTGCTCCTGCACGCCCTCGCGGCCGCCGTGGACACGCGGCTGCCCCGGAGCCGAGAGGTGGACAATGCACGCTGA
- the rfaE2 gene encoding D-glycero-beta-D-manno-heptose 1-phosphate adenylyltransferase has product MHADPVAVVGDVVLDRDLEGTSTRLCPDAPVPVVDADHTRVSPGGAGLAALMCARIDRVPRVRLVAPLADDAAGETLRSELADIDVRALGHEGGTRTKTRIRAGGQTLLRVDDGGPATPRDVDPARLAEALAGAVVLVSDYGAGTTRDPAVRAGLEQAARDGDVVWDPHPRGGPPVPGCAVVTPNLAEALDAAGALGLDADPELPGDLARALRRAWEARAVVVTVGSEGAWLAEGDDLRQIPSGGREAGDPCGAGDRVAASIAASLSRRESAATAAARAVADASRWVAEGGAAGFRGRGNQPAPSTLDGFAHRIARTREAGGVIVATGGCFDVLHAGHAQYLRAARELGDLLVVLLNSDASVRRLKGRGRPVNPVADRRALLEALASVDAVVVFDEDDPREALDALRPDVWVKGGDYRVADLPEAPLVHSWGGRVEILPLLSGRSTTSILDRISDAG; this is encoded by the coding sequence ATGCACGCTGACCCCGTGGCCGTCGTCGGAGACGTCGTCCTCGACCGTGACCTCGAGGGCACGTCGACCAGACTGTGCCCCGACGCCCCCGTCCCCGTCGTGGACGCCGACCACACGCGCGTGAGTCCCGGCGGCGCCGGGTTGGCGGCGCTCATGTGCGCCCGGATCGACCGCGTGCCCCGAGTCCGGCTCGTCGCGCCCCTGGCCGACGACGCCGCCGGGGAGACACTGCGCTCCGAGCTCGCCGACATCGACGTCCGCGCGCTCGGGCACGAGGGCGGCACCCGCACCAAGACGCGCATCCGGGCCGGCGGCCAGACCCTGCTCCGCGTGGACGACGGCGGGCCGGCCACCCCGCGGGACGTCGACCCCGCCCGGTTGGCCGAGGCGCTTGCCGGGGCGGTCGTGCTCGTCAGCGATTACGGCGCGGGGACCACCCGCGACCCGGCGGTGCGCGCGGGGCTCGAACAGGCCGCGCGGGACGGCGACGTGGTCTGGGACCCGCACCCCCGGGGCGGGCCGCCCGTGCCCGGGTGCGCTGTCGTCACCCCGAATCTGGCCGAGGCCCTCGACGCGGCGGGCGCCCTCGGCCTCGACGCCGACCCGGAACTTCCGGGCGATCTCGCCCGTGCGCTCCGCCGCGCCTGGGAGGCCCGCGCCGTGGTCGTCACCGTCGGCTCCGAGGGCGCCTGGCTCGCAGAGGGGGACGACCTGCGGCAGATTCCGTCCGGTGGGCGCGAGGCCGGCGACCCGTGCGGCGCGGGTGACCGCGTCGCGGCGTCGATCGCCGCGTCGCTGAGCCGGCGGGAGTCGGCGGCCACCGCGGCGGCCCGGGCCGTGGCCGACGCCTCGCGGTGGGTGGCGGAGGGTGGCGCCGCCGGGTTCCGCGGCCGTGGCAACCAGCCCGCCCCGAGCACCCTCGACGGCTTCGCCCACCGCATCGCCCGCACCCGCGAGGCGGGCGGGGTGATCGTCGCGACCGGCGGCTGCTTCGACGTCCTGCACGCCGGTCACGCGCAGTACCTGCGCGCCGCCCGCGAGCTGGGTGACCTGTTGGTGGTCCTGCTCAACTCCGACGCCTCCGTACGCAGGCTCAAGGGCCGCGGTCGTCCGGTCAACCCGGTCGCCGACCGGCGCGCGCTGCTCGAGGCGCTGGCCAGCGTCGACGCCGTGGTGGTGTTCGACGAGGACGACCCGCGTGAGGCGCTGGACGCACTGCGGCCCGACGTCTGGGTCAAGGGCGGCGACTACCGCGTGGCCGACCTGCCGGAGGCACCGCTCGTCCACAGCTGGGGCGGCCGGGTCGAGATCCTCCCGCTCCTGTCCGGTCGGTCCACGACCTCGATCCTCGATCGGATCAGCGATGCCGGTTGA
- a CDS encoding glycosyltransferase family 9 protein: protein MPVEPYTAEALRAAGVPTHVDVAREETWAARPEDIGSGDVLALRALGMGDALAGIAPLRGLRRLAPGSRLVLAAPAGVGGWLARLGVVDAVLPTPGLVPLGPIRGGQIAVDLHGNGPASRGLLTATDPGRLIGFDCPEVGHAGPPWHRDEHEVHRWCRLVSDAGGPCGPEDLRLTDPADRSPGGSSGGVPGGPVVVHPGAAAPARRWPVERWTAVARALAEDGHRVVITGSADEAALTAEVAGSTPGATDAGGALDLDALTDLVRGAALVLSGDTGIAHLATALATPSVVLFGPVPPRWWGPLIDPHLHHVLWHGDPDADSWGDPHGDVVDPRLDAVRTDEVLASAFDLLSHDTGRTTS, encoded by the coding sequence ATGCCGGTTGAGCCCTACACCGCCGAGGCGCTCCGGGCGGCCGGGGTGCCCACGCACGTCGACGTCGCCCGCGAGGAGACGTGGGCAGCGCGGCCGGAGGACATCGGATCCGGCGACGTACTCGCCCTCCGTGCCCTCGGTATGGGGGACGCCCTCGCCGGCATCGCCCCACTGCGGGGGCTGCGACGACTGGCACCGGGGTCGCGTCTCGTCCTGGCGGCCCCGGCAGGGGTCGGGGGGTGGCTGGCCCGCCTGGGCGTCGTCGACGCGGTCCTGCCGACCCCTGGCCTGGTCCCGCTCGGGCCGATCCGCGGGGGACAGATCGCGGTGGACCTGCACGGTAACGGCCCGGCCAGTCGAGGTCTGCTCACCGCCACGGACCCCGGCCGCCTCATCGGGTTCGACTGCCCGGAGGTGGGGCACGCCGGCCCGCCCTGGCATCGTGACGAACACGAGGTCCACCGGTGGTGCCGCCTGGTGAGCGACGCCGGCGGGCCGTGCGGCCCCGAGGACCTCCGCCTCACCGACCCCGCCGACCGCTCGCCCGGCGGATCATCCGGCGGGGTTCCCGGGGGGCCGGTCGTCGTCCACCCCGGCGCCGCCGCGCCCGCACGCCGCTGGCCTGTCGAGCGGTGGACGGCCGTCGCCCGCGCGCTGGCCGAGGACGGTCACCGCGTGGTGATCACCGGCTCGGCCGACGAGGCGGCGTTGACGGCCGAGGTCGCCGGGTCGACCCCCGGCGCGACCGACGCCGGGGGAGCGCTCGACCTCGACGCCCTGACCGACCTCGTCCGCGGGGCCGCACTCGTCCTCAGCGGGGACACCGGAATCGCGCACCTCGCGACGGCGCTGGCCACCCCGTCGGTGGTCCTCTTCGGTCCCGTCCCGCCCCGGTGGTGGGGCCCGCTCATCGACCCCCACCTGCACCACGTCCTGTGGCACGGCGACCCGGACGCCGACTCGTGGGGCGACCCCCACGGTGACGTCGTCGATCCGCGGCTGGACGCCGTGCGGACCGACGAGGTGCTCGCTTCCGCCTTCGACCTACTCAGCCACGACACGGGGAGGACCACATCATGA
- a CDS encoding glycosyltransferase gives MRILIWHVHGSWTTSFVQGDHEYLVPVLPDRGPDGRGRAQTWDWPASVSELDPGQLREQATGGGIDVVVLQRAHEVDLLREWTGLRAGVDVPAVYVEHDTPREHAVSSRHPMADQDRVPVIHVTRFNRMMWDCGSARTGVVEHGIVDPGRAWTGEDASLAVVVNEPVRRGRIAGTDLVVDLGRQVSLHVYGMGMDELAELAPHLAPTLHENPPQAELHRTLGRHRAYFHPYRWTSLGLALLEAMTLGMPVLALSTTEAPHAVPPEAGLLSNDPDELLARARDWLHDRDAAAAAGAAARDHALRHYGLGRFLADWDTVLQEVTA, from the coding sequence ATGCGCATCCTGATCTGGCACGTCCACGGATCCTGGACCACGTCCTTCGTCCAGGGTGACCACGAGTACCTCGTGCCGGTCCTGCCGGACCGGGGCCCCGACGGCCGCGGCCGCGCGCAGACGTGGGACTGGCCCGCGTCGGTCTCCGAGCTCGACCCCGGGCAGCTGCGCGAACAGGCCACGGGCGGCGGGATCGACGTGGTGGTCCTCCAACGTGCCCACGAGGTCGACCTGCTGCGCGAGTGGACGGGACTGCGGGCCGGCGTCGACGTGCCGGCCGTCTACGTCGAGCACGACACCCCCCGCGAGCACGCGGTCAGCTCCCGGCACCCGATGGCCGACCAGGACCGGGTGCCCGTCATCCACGTCACCCGCTTCAACCGCATGATGTGGGACTGCGGATCCGCGCGCACCGGCGTGGTCGAGCACGGCATCGTCGACCCGGGGCGGGCGTGGACGGGGGAGGACGCCAGCCTCGCCGTCGTCGTCAACGAACCGGTACGCCGTGGCCGCATCGCCGGCACCGACCTCGTCGTGGACCTGGGACGTCAGGTTTCCCTCCACGTCTACGGCATGGGGATGGACGAGCTCGCCGAGCTCGCGCCGCACCTCGCGCCGACGCTGCACGAGAACCCGCCCCAGGCCGAACTGCACCGCACGCTCGGCCGCCACCGCGCCTACTTCCACCCGTACCGGTGGACCAGCCTCGGCCTGGCCCTGCTCGAGGCCATGACGCTCGGCATGCCGGTCCTGGCGCTGAGCACCACCGAGGCGCCCCACGCGGTGCCGCCCGAGGCGGGCCTGCTCAGCAACGACCCTGACGAGCTGCTCGCGCGCGCCCGGGACTGGCTTCACGACCGCGACGCCGCCGCGGCGGCCGGCGCCGCCGCCCGGGACCACGCACTGCGCCACTATGGACTCGGCCGCTTCCTCGCGGACTGGGACACCGTCCTGCAGGAGGTGACGGCATGA